One Epinephelus moara isolate mb chromosome 20, YSFRI_EMoa_1.0, whole genome shotgun sequence genomic window carries:
- the LOC126408223 gene encoding cytochrome P450 2F2-like isoform X3 yields MAVKSLQFKREAFSIVMTERALQQPLSRLPCLLAYCGSCGAYPTVTNQRRQATQSPVRSTMFASIILLWLCIGFLILQLKPRRPKNFPPGPPILPILGNILHMSLENPLEDFERLRKSYGNIYSLYLGPRPAVIIHGMKAMKEALVTKGIDFAGRPQDLFVNDTTDRKGVILADYGPSWRDHRRFALMTLRNFGLGKNSMEERIHGEIKYIIDTLEKSIGKSMSPQVMFHNAASNIICQVLFGTRYEYDDKFIKVIVQCFTENAKLANGPWAMLYDSLPMIRSLPLPFMKAFKNVETCQRIAKRLLNEHKSTRVPGQPRDFVDCYLDEMDKRSGDSSSFTEQQLSMYALDIHFAGTDTTSNTLLTGFLYLMTYPHVQERCQQEIDKVLEGKDRASFDDRHNMPYMQAVTHEVQRVANTVPLNVFHCTTKDTELMGYYIPKGTLIIPNLTSVLSEEGQWKYPNEFNPENFLNDQGEFVKPEAFMPFSAGPRMCLGEGLARMELFLILVTLLRKFKFIWPEDAGEPDYTPVYGVTLTPKPYRMKVQLREMQ; encoded by the exons ATGGCTGTAAAGAGTCTCCAGTTTAAAAGAGAAGCCTTCAGCATTGTCATGACAGAAAGAG CTTTGCAGCAGCCATTGTCCAGACTGCCCTGCTTGCTTGCTTACTGTGGGTCTTGTGGAGCCTATCCCACAGTTACAAACCAACGTCGACAAGCAACACAAAG TCCAGTTCGGTCCACCATGTTTGCTTCAATCATCCTGCTATGGCTCTGCATTGGCTTCCTCATCCTTCAACTCAAACCCCGGAGGCCCAAAAACTTTCCACCAGGACCCCCTATCCTGCCCATACTGGGGAACATTTTGCACATGAGCCTGGAGAACCCCCTGGAGGACTTTGAGAGA CTGAGGAAGTCTTATGGAAATATTTACAGTCTGTACCTGGGTCCAAGACCAGCTGTAATCATCCACGGGATGAAGGCCATGAAGGAGGCTTTAGTGACCAAGGGCATTGATTTTGCTGGAAGACCCCAAGACCTGTTTGTCAATGACACTACCGATAGGAAAG GAGTGATTCTGGCAGATTATGGCCCAAGTTGGAGGGACCATCGCCGCTTTGCTCTGATGACCTTGAGGAACTTTGGTCTGGGGAAGAATTCCATGGAGGAAAGGATTCATGGAGAGATAAAATACATCATTGATACACTGGAGAAGAGCATTG GCAAATCCATGAGTCCCCAAGTCATGTTTCATAATGCAGCGTCCAACATTATCTGCCAGGTTCTGTTTGGTACACGCTACGAGTATGATGACAAATTCATCAAAGTGATTGTTCAGTGCTTTACTGAGAATGCCAAGTTGGCCAATGGACCGTGGGCTATG ctaTATGACTCTCTTCCTATGATTCGTAGCCTGCCGCTGCCCTTTATGAAGGCCTTTAAGAATGTTGAG ACTTGTCAGAGAATTGCAAAACGATTGTTGAATGAGCACAAGAGTACCAGAGTCCCCGGACAGCCACGAGACTTTGTTGACTGCTACCTGGATGAGATGGATAAG agaagTGGTGATAGTTCTTCATTTACAGAACAACAACTGTCTATGTACGCTCTCGATATTCACTTTGCTGGGACTGACACTACCTCCAACACCCTGCTCACTGGTTTCCTCTACCTTATGACCTACCCACACGTACAAG AGCGTTGTCAGCAGGAGATAGACAAGGTGTTGGAGGGGAAGGATCGAGCCAGTTTTGATGACAGACACAACATGCCCTACATGCAG GCTGTGACCCATGAAGTGCAGAGGGTAGCCAACACTGTTCCACTCAACGTCTTCCACTGTACGACTAAAGACACAGAACTCATGGGATATTACATTCCTAAG GGTACACTGATCATCCCCAACTTGACCTCAGTGCTGAGCGAGGAGGGACAATGGAAATACCCCAATGAATTCAACCCTGAAAACTTCCTCAATGACCAGGGAGAGTTTGTGAAACCAGAGGCCTTCATGCCTTTCTCTGCAG GTCCTCGCATGTGTCTCGGAGAGGGTCTGGCTCGTATGGAGCTCTTCCTCATCTTGGTGACGCTGTTGAGGAAGTTTAAGTTCATCTGGCCTGAGGATGCAGGAGAGCCAGACTACACCCCGGTCTATGGGGTCACTCTGACTCCCAAACCTTATCGCATGAAGGTCCAACTCAGGGAAATGCAGTGA
- the LOC126408223 gene encoding cytochrome P450 2F2-like isoform X1: MTSFSTVATPILLASDQYPILDADGSTDLQKAKKTCLDGNPVKYPLQQPLSRLPCLLAYCGSCGAYPTVTNQRRQATQSPVRSTMFASIILLWLCIGFLILQLKPRRPKNFPPGPPILPILGNILHMSLENPLEDFERLRKSYGNIYSLYLGPRPAVIIHGMKAMKEALVTKGIDFAGRPQDLFVNDTTDRKGVILADYGPSWRDHRRFALMTLRNFGLGKNSMEERIHGEIKYIIDTLEKSIGKSMSPQVMFHNAASNIICQVLFGTRYEYDDKFIKVIVQCFTENAKLANGPWAMLYDSLPMIRSLPLPFMKAFKNVETCQRIAKRLLNEHKSTRVPGQPRDFVDCYLDEMDKRSGDSSSFTEQQLSMYALDIHFAGTDTTSNTLLTGFLYLMTYPHVQERCQQEIDKVLEGKDRASFDDRHNMPYMQAVTHEVQRVANTVPLNVFHCTTKDTELMGYYIPKGTLIIPNLTSVLSEEGQWKYPNEFNPENFLNDQGEFVKPEAFMPFSAGPRMCLGEGLARMELFLILVTLLRKFKFIWPEDAGEPDYTPVYGVTLTPKPYRMKVQLREMQ; encoded by the exons CTTTGCAGCAGCCATTGTCCAGACTGCCCTGCTTGCTTGCTTACTGTGGGTCTTGTGGAGCCTATCCCACAGTTACAAACCAACGTCGACAAGCAACACAAAG TCCAGTTCGGTCCACCATGTTTGCTTCAATCATCCTGCTATGGCTCTGCATTGGCTTCCTCATCCTTCAACTCAAACCCCGGAGGCCCAAAAACTTTCCACCAGGACCCCCTATCCTGCCCATACTGGGGAACATTTTGCACATGAGCCTGGAGAACCCCCTGGAGGACTTTGAGAGA CTGAGGAAGTCTTATGGAAATATTTACAGTCTGTACCTGGGTCCAAGACCAGCTGTAATCATCCACGGGATGAAGGCCATGAAGGAGGCTTTAGTGACCAAGGGCATTGATTTTGCTGGAAGACCCCAAGACCTGTTTGTCAATGACACTACCGATAGGAAAG GAGTGATTCTGGCAGATTATGGCCCAAGTTGGAGGGACCATCGCCGCTTTGCTCTGATGACCTTGAGGAACTTTGGTCTGGGGAAGAATTCCATGGAGGAAAGGATTCATGGAGAGATAAAATACATCATTGATACACTGGAGAAGAGCATTG GCAAATCCATGAGTCCCCAAGTCATGTTTCATAATGCAGCGTCCAACATTATCTGCCAGGTTCTGTTTGGTACACGCTACGAGTATGATGACAAATTCATCAAAGTGATTGTTCAGTGCTTTACTGAGAATGCCAAGTTGGCCAATGGACCGTGGGCTATG ctaTATGACTCTCTTCCTATGATTCGTAGCCTGCCGCTGCCCTTTATGAAGGCCTTTAAGAATGTTGAG ACTTGTCAGAGAATTGCAAAACGATTGTTGAATGAGCACAAGAGTACCAGAGTCCCCGGACAGCCACGAGACTTTGTTGACTGCTACCTGGATGAGATGGATAAG agaagTGGTGATAGTTCTTCATTTACAGAACAACAACTGTCTATGTACGCTCTCGATATTCACTTTGCTGGGACTGACACTACCTCCAACACCCTGCTCACTGGTTTCCTCTACCTTATGACCTACCCACACGTACAAG AGCGTTGTCAGCAGGAGATAGACAAGGTGTTGGAGGGGAAGGATCGAGCCAGTTTTGATGACAGACACAACATGCCCTACATGCAG GCTGTGACCCATGAAGTGCAGAGGGTAGCCAACACTGTTCCACTCAACGTCTTCCACTGTACGACTAAAGACACAGAACTCATGGGATATTACATTCCTAAG GGTACACTGATCATCCCCAACTTGACCTCAGTGCTGAGCGAGGAGGGACAATGGAAATACCCCAATGAATTCAACCCTGAAAACTTCCTCAATGACCAGGGAGAGTTTGTGAAACCAGAGGCCTTCATGCCTTTCTCTGCAG GTCCTCGCATGTGTCTCGGAGAGGGTCTGGCTCGTATGGAGCTCTTCCTCATCTTGGTGACGCTGTTGAGGAAGTTTAAGTTCATCTGGCCTGAGGATGCAGGAGAGCCAGACTACACCCCGGTCTATGGGGTCACTCTGACTCCCAAACCTTATCGCATGAAGGTCCAACTCAGGGAAATGCAGTGA
- the LOC126408223 gene encoding cytochrome P450 2F2-like isoform X2, with protein sequence MESEKHHESELQDQRSALQQPLSRLPCLLAYCGSCGAYPTVTNQRRQATQSPVRSTMFASIILLWLCIGFLILQLKPRRPKNFPPGPPILPILGNILHMSLENPLEDFERLRKSYGNIYSLYLGPRPAVIIHGMKAMKEALVTKGIDFAGRPQDLFVNDTTDRKGVILADYGPSWRDHRRFALMTLRNFGLGKNSMEERIHGEIKYIIDTLEKSIGKSMSPQVMFHNAASNIICQVLFGTRYEYDDKFIKVIVQCFTENAKLANGPWAMLYDSLPMIRSLPLPFMKAFKNVETCQRIAKRLLNEHKSTRVPGQPRDFVDCYLDEMDKRSGDSSSFTEQQLSMYALDIHFAGTDTTSNTLLTGFLYLMTYPHVQERCQQEIDKVLEGKDRASFDDRHNMPYMQAVTHEVQRVANTVPLNVFHCTTKDTELMGYYIPKGTLIIPNLTSVLSEEGQWKYPNEFNPENFLNDQGEFVKPEAFMPFSAGPRMCLGEGLARMELFLILVTLLRKFKFIWPEDAGEPDYTPVYGVTLTPKPYRMKVQLREMQ encoded by the exons CTTTGCAGCAGCCATTGTCCAGACTGCCCTGCTTGCTTGCTTACTGTGGGTCTTGTGGAGCCTATCCCACAGTTACAAACCAACGTCGACAAGCAACACAAAG TCCAGTTCGGTCCACCATGTTTGCTTCAATCATCCTGCTATGGCTCTGCATTGGCTTCCTCATCCTTCAACTCAAACCCCGGAGGCCCAAAAACTTTCCACCAGGACCCCCTATCCTGCCCATACTGGGGAACATTTTGCACATGAGCCTGGAGAACCCCCTGGAGGACTTTGAGAGA CTGAGGAAGTCTTATGGAAATATTTACAGTCTGTACCTGGGTCCAAGACCAGCTGTAATCATCCACGGGATGAAGGCCATGAAGGAGGCTTTAGTGACCAAGGGCATTGATTTTGCTGGAAGACCCCAAGACCTGTTTGTCAATGACACTACCGATAGGAAAG GAGTGATTCTGGCAGATTATGGCCCAAGTTGGAGGGACCATCGCCGCTTTGCTCTGATGACCTTGAGGAACTTTGGTCTGGGGAAGAATTCCATGGAGGAAAGGATTCATGGAGAGATAAAATACATCATTGATACACTGGAGAAGAGCATTG GCAAATCCATGAGTCCCCAAGTCATGTTTCATAATGCAGCGTCCAACATTATCTGCCAGGTTCTGTTTGGTACACGCTACGAGTATGATGACAAATTCATCAAAGTGATTGTTCAGTGCTTTACTGAGAATGCCAAGTTGGCCAATGGACCGTGGGCTATG ctaTATGACTCTCTTCCTATGATTCGTAGCCTGCCGCTGCCCTTTATGAAGGCCTTTAAGAATGTTGAG ACTTGTCAGAGAATTGCAAAACGATTGTTGAATGAGCACAAGAGTACCAGAGTCCCCGGACAGCCACGAGACTTTGTTGACTGCTACCTGGATGAGATGGATAAG agaagTGGTGATAGTTCTTCATTTACAGAACAACAACTGTCTATGTACGCTCTCGATATTCACTTTGCTGGGACTGACACTACCTCCAACACCCTGCTCACTGGTTTCCTCTACCTTATGACCTACCCACACGTACAAG AGCGTTGTCAGCAGGAGATAGACAAGGTGTTGGAGGGGAAGGATCGAGCCAGTTTTGATGACAGACACAACATGCCCTACATGCAG GCTGTGACCCATGAAGTGCAGAGGGTAGCCAACACTGTTCCACTCAACGTCTTCCACTGTACGACTAAAGACACAGAACTCATGGGATATTACATTCCTAAG GGTACACTGATCATCCCCAACTTGACCTCAGTGCTGAGCGAGGAGGGACAATGGAAATACCCCAATGAATTCAACCCTGAAAACTTCCTCAATGACCAGGGAGAGTTTGTGAAACCAGAGGCCTTCATGCCTTTCTCTGCAG GTCCTCGCATGTGTCTCGGAGAGGGTCTGGCTCGTATGGAGCTCTTCCTCATCTTGGTGACGCTGTTGAGGAAGTTTAAGTTCATCTGGCCTGAGGATGCAGGAGAGCCAGACTACACCCCGGTCTATGGGGTCACTCTGACTCCCAAACCTTATCGCATGAAGGTCCAACTCAGGGAAATGCAGTGA
- the LOC126408223 gene encoding cytochrome P450 2D9-like isoform X4 translates to MKAMKEALVTKGIDFAGRPQDLFVNDTTDRKGVILADYGPSWRDHRRFALMTLRNFGLGKNSMEERIHGEIKYIIDTLEKSIGKSMSPQVMFHNAASNIICQVLFGTRYEYDDKFIKVIVQCFTENAKLANGPWAMLYDSLPMIRSLPLPFMKAFKNVETCQRIAKRLLNEHKSTRVPGQPRDFVDCYLDEMDKRSGDSSSFTEQQLSMYALDIHFAGTDTTSNTLLTGFLYLMTYPHVQERCQQEIDKVLEGKDRASFDDRHNMPYMQAVTHEVQRVANTVPLNVFHCTTKDTELMGYYIPKGTLIIPNLTSVLSEEGQWKYPNEFNPENFLNDQGEFVKPEAFMPFSAGPRMCLGEGLARMELFLILVTLLRKFKFIWPEDAGEPDYTPVYGVTLTPKPYRMKVQLREMQ, encoded by the exons ATGAAGGCCATGAAGGAGGCTTTAGTGACCAAGGGCATTGATTTTGCTGGAAGACCCCAAGACCTGTTTGTCAATGACACTACCGATAGGAAAG GAGTGATTCTGGCAGATTATGGCCCAAGTTGGAGGGACCATCGCCGCTTTGCTCTGATGACCTTGAGGAACTTTGGTCTGGGGAAGAATTCCATGGAGGAAAGGATTCATGGAGAGATAAAATACATCATTGATACACTGGAGAAGAGCATTG GCAAATCCATGAGTCCCCAAGTCATGTTTCATAATGCAGCGTCCAACATTATCTGCCAGGTTCTGTTTGGTACACGCTACGAGTATGATGACAAATTCATCAAAGTGATTGTTCAGTGCTTTACTGAGAATGCCAAGTTGGCCAATGGACCGTGGGCTATG ctaTATGACTCTCTTCCTATGATTCGTAGCCTGCCGCTGCCCTTTATGAAGGCCTTTAAGAATGTTGAG ACTTGTCAGAGAATTGCAAAACGATTGTTGAATGAGCACAAGAGTACCAGAGTCCCCGGACAGCCACGAGACTTTGTTGACTGCTACCTGGATGAGATGGATAAG agaagTGGTGATAGTTCTTCATTTACAGAACAACAACTGTCTATGTACGCTCTCGATATTCACTTTGCTGGGACTGACACTACCTCCAACACCCTGCTCACTGGTTTCCTCTACCTTATGACCTACCCACACGTACAAG AGCGTTGTCAGCAGGAGATAGACAAGGTGTTGGAGGGGAAGGATCGAGCCAGTTTTGATGACAGACACAACATGCCCTACATGCAG GCTGTGACCCATGAAGTGCAGAGGGTAGCCAACACTGTTCCACTCAACGTCTTCCACTGTACGACTAAAGACACAGAACTCATGGGATATTACATTCCTAAG GGTACACTGATCATCCCCAACTTGACCTCAGTGCTGAGCGAGGAGGGACAATGGAAATACCCCAATGAATTCAACCCTGAAAACTTCCTCAATGACCAGGGAGAGTTTGTGAAACCAGAGGCCTTCATGCCTTTCTCTGCAG GTCCTCGCATGTGTCTCGGAGAGGGTCTGGCTCGTATGGAGCTCTTCCTCATCTTGGTGACGCTGTTGAGGAAGTTTAAGTTCATCTGGCCTGAGGATGCAGGAGAGCCAGACTACACCCCGGTCTATGGGGTCACTCTGACTCCCAAACCTTATCGCATGAAGGTCCAACTCAGGGAAATGCAGTGA